The DNA region TGGAGCATAACGACATGAACATGAAATGTATTTTTATCATTTCATACAGCTACTTGATGACTTAAGGCGCTGCTTAGAGCCAGCAGACAGCAAAACAAATTAAATGTACCGTattattcggactataagtcgcagtttttttcatagtttggccgtgggtgcgacttatactcaggagcgacttatgtgtgaaattattaacacattaccgtaaaatatcaaataatattatttagctcattcacgtaagagactagacgtataagatttcatgggatttagcgattaggagtgacagattgtttggtaaacgtatagcatgttctatatgttatagttatttgaatgactcttaccataatatgttacgttaacataccaggcacgttctcagttggttatttatgcctcatataacgtacacttattcagcctgttgttcactattctttatttattttaaattgcctttcaaatgtctattcttgatgttgggttttatcaaataaatttccccaaaaaatgcgacttatactccattgcgccttatatgtttttttccttctttattatgcattttcggccggcgcgacttatactccgaaaaatacggtaatgatattgtcttgtggcatttgtgtttgttgtgacctttctgAGTCACCATGgctatccgccatttttgtttggATGACTTCACAGTCGGACAAAATAGACTTTACGTTCAATGTCGTTATTTTTAGAAGTTggccgttcttaaatccaatttTTTCTACAGCCACATATCTTTAACTTCAACATCGAGCCAACACACTCCCATTTAGTTGAATGTGAATAAATCGtaacataaaacataataaatactaTCATTATATTTATGTTAGCATTCACAATAGCTAGCTTTTAGCGCGCAAGTTCGCAGCTCGCAATTAACATCCTAGTTGTCCGCTATTTATTGCCGTGTTAATTGTCAGCACATTAGTTGCCAGTTAGCGATTGGCACATTAAATGTCAGCTATCAATTAGCGGGCTCGTTGTCAGCTAGCTAATATTGAATCTAATTGTTTTTATGAGGATTGTattttattcagcctgttgttcactattctttatttattttaaattgcctttcaaatgtctattcttggtgttgggttttatcaaataaatttccccccaaaaatgcgatttatactccaatgcgacttatatatgtttttttccgtttttattatgcattttcggccggtgcgacttatactccgaaaaatacggtatttgttttgttgtctgtttttttattactttatgtatTATTCATAAGTCTCCATTTGAAAAACAAATCTCAAAACTaggatttttttattataatagtGTGCTGCATGTTCTACGACATAGTAAAACACCGTAGGTTGGAGTATGATGCAtggatgtggagggaaatgagtgtctccatggtgacacgcaaaaaacctcatttaaataaggcttaTCGAATGTACACTCCAGACTAAGATGGAGTAAACAACATGAACATCTGTGCCACTTTCAGTTCTGGTCGGCCTATGTGCCGTGTGCCAGTCAGTACAAAGATGCCGTCAGACAGACCCTGGAGCAGATTGACGTGATCCACAGGATGTGTCACAAATACCCCGACTATTTCATGTTCGCCAGCAGCAGCCAAGGTGGGCGGCGTCGCACTCGACCGTAACGACGATTCAGGTGCGAAAGGGCGTCACCTGTTGTCCTTAATTGTTACTCGCAGACATCATGGAGGCGTTCGGTCGCAACAAGACGGCCAGTCTGATCGGGGTGGAGGGAGGTCACTCCATTGACAGCAGTCTGAGCACACTGCGGACATTCTACCAGTTGGGGGTGCGCTACCTCACCCTCACACACTCCTGCAACACGCCctggtaggttgtgtgtgtgttactgcaaatatgcatgactgtgtgtgtgtgtgttttcttgtatttctccccttcttgtgacatcaagaaggaaaagtaccttccatatgaggaggtgtgaacaagtgatgacataaatcatggtcccaatacggaaaaccattgcatctacttctactagagaatgtctcatttgcacccctggtggtgaaatctatcaacattagggtggtctcaaaaaggagggagttttcaaattgactgtgtgttggtttttaaagtgctccccctctggtcaacatatgaaataacaagtgtgtgtaagaaattgaaatgtgccccccctttggccaaaattaatttaaaaaaaaaaaaatatatatatatatatatatgtacatagagacatactgtaataacgaagtaaataatgaagattaaaaaccaattacaaacaaaaaattaaaagcttaccttttttatatttgcatagtttgtatatattaatgctgtaaatacatctatccatccgtccattttctaccgcttgtcccatctagaaagggtggtcctaaagaggtagccatttttcagaggtgtcaagaaggtaacaaatacaagaatgtgtgtgtgtgtgagtgagtgcatgtgttaaagttaaagtaccaatgattgtcacacacactaagtgtggtgaaatttgtcctctgcatttgacccatccccttgttcaccccctgggaggtgaggggagcctgcaaatatgcatgactatgtgtatatgtgtgtgttggcaGCGCACGTTGTGTTGAGGAGATTAAGGGACATTCCTGCTGAGATCCCAGGGATATCACATTTACTAGAAGATCCGGTTggttagggatgggaattgataggaTTTTtacggttccgattccactttcgattctgcttaacgattcagttctcttatcgattcttatttgggaaCATGAAAAGAGAAAAAAGGTGGATTAGAAATCAATTGAGTTTAGTTTGGAGGTAACACAACCTTACAAAGCCTGCAGTGAGGTCATACAAAGCACAGTGACCTCCTACTTCtacccagtgacgtgcggtgaggttcatggctggtgaggcactgacttcatcacagtcagatttacaaacatatgaaccctaaagagtatcttattcaccatttgattggcagaagttaacgggttgtgtttaaaagctcataccagcattcttccctgcttggcactcagcatcaagggttggaattgggggttaaatcaccaaaaattattcccggacgcggcgccactgctcccctcacctcctagggggtgaacaaggggatcggtcaaatgcagaggacaaatttcattacacctagtgtgtgtgtgacaatcattggtactttaacttaactttaactttacacatacaaactgtagcacacaaaaaagcacatttaataaaaaaaaacgttattatggtctttcctttacttataaatgaagtccatgcgccgctgttgtgctggaagGTGCGCCCCCGCCGTGGAGTGCGCCGCCTGACGCGAGTGTTGTTGGCTGGGGCCCGCACTAGGGCTTTCCGCGTGCAAGATTGGATCTATTTGGAAAAGTTATTTGGTAGGAAGCCAGAGGGTGCGGGGGCAGTGATGTTCGTGTTGgcggagttgtgaatgaatgaaatatgaaatccgtgctgcagtctgcaggtgtacctaatgttgtggcccggcGGTCATTCGCAGCTCCTCCAACGCGAGCATtgttatttttgcactttttggcttcttgttgagtggcttttttgggtggattcggtctttcaCGTGGGGGGTTtgagtgtgggctttggttgatgtggcgctcccgtcggggggtgcgttctgcggcgggggtgcattagcCGGCACAAGGAggtgggattactgcgagcctcagccagtgcatcttcgcagcagttttatgattgctcagcacaagaaatatgttacacacatacagttgttgacaaaatacactgtacattatatacctcagctaactaaacaatggaaatgtataatataattcatatagcaatacagtctcactgcacagcaggccagcagttagccgagtccgcaatccatgttgaggcacaactgagtgacgtgcctcaactggctgctgatcaccgcaccgtctcttctcagtattcgAACGGCAAAtgggaaaattcagcgattttgaataaaaataatctaaaaatggtgaagttaaatggaaaataactttatagtataatcactggatacatataacaatttaattaattgtttttctttttacattttttttctttccatgatggcacgtgaggccccgcctcacctgcctccactgactgcatgTCACTGCTTCAActggtaccaatattttggcaccggtatTTTTTAAGAACCTCACCTGGTCTGCATTGATTGGCTGGTTTAATGGAACATGTTAAATGTTTGTATTATCAGGGCAGATAACTGGCTTGTGGACACTGGAGCAGAAGCCTCTCAACACGATGGATTATCTCCATTTGGCAAGGTCAGTCCACTATTATTTTAGGAATGTTCCTATCAGGGTTTTGTGCTACCGATCATCCAAGAGTGAGATCAGCCGATACCGATATGGATATCGATCACatgtttcaatgtatttatggtgagcaCTATTGACAGTTTCACAGTATGAACACAATAAATTAATCAGTTCTCttctattacatacaattgtttgatgaacacactactacacaatatcaatcaatcaagacaTTATTATGTATATAGCCCTTCATTGCTAGTACCTGAATGGGCTTCACAAGATCATAACAACATCCGCTGATCTAAACCTACATTCGGGCAaggaaaaaccaaaaaaaaattgtgaaaaataaaaaactttgagAAGGGATCGCAGATGTAGTTATCACTCTTCCAAGTGGGTATAGTTATTGAATTGTTGAATTAATATATCGTTAGAATTATTAGTTGTTAAATTATTAgataaagtgagagtccagtacagtaactaaacaaaaatatcaactACTCATTTGAATCTTTTGGTCTAAATTTTCCTGTGTCCAGGGAGTTATTCAATGAATCTGTAAACACGAACAAAAACTGCAACaaaaatagttttgagaaaataaaaatatcaatagggacaagaggtagaaaatggatggattataatcATACTAGAGTGATCGATCACCTTgttaagctatatatatatatatatagggggggggggggggggttacgcacatatgcggtcctctccaaggtttctcatagtcattcacagacgtcccactggggtgagtttttccttgcccgtatgtgggctctgtaccaaggatgtcgttgtggcttgtgcagccctttgagacacttgtgatttagggctatataaataaacattgattgattgatatatatatatacgtgtatatatatatatatatatatacagtatatatatacatatatatagtacaggccaaaagtttggacacaccttctcatttcaatgtgttttctttattttcatgactatttacattgtagattgtcaccgaaggcatcaaaactatgacacctgtgtcatgaaaaccctttcaggttttaaagctcattgagagaatgccaacagtgtgcaaaacagtaatgagAGCAAATTTGAAGAAAcgagaaaataaaatgttttcagttattacacctttttttgttaagtacataactccacatgtgttcattcatagttttgatgcctttagtgacaatctacaatgtaaatagtcatgaaaataaagaaaacacattgaaatgagaaggtgtgtccaaacttttggcctcttctgtatatatatatatatatatatatatatatatatatatatatatatatatatatatatatatatatatatatatatatatatatatatatatatatatatatatatatatatataaatatatgtatatgtgtatattttttgggggggcgtggttgctaAATTGTGCAATTAATAGCTGAACAGTGTGCCAAAGACATCGATTATAGTGCACGGTACAGGCATCTTGCTTATTAAAGTGGCGGAGTAGCTCGCCCATGGTCTACAACAAAAGTTGTGGTCGAGTAAGCGGTCTTGCTCCTGCTCTACCGTCTTCAAcagtaacagtaattcagtatAGTATGAGTAATCTAGAAATATTAGCTTTGTCCTACTTACTGTTGAGTAGATGTCctgactttgcatcagtccatcttagatgagcttgggcccagcgaagccggcggcgtttctgggtgttgttgataaatgactttcgctttgcatacttacagatgtagcgacaaactgttgttactgacagtggttttctgaagtgttcctgaacccatgtggtgatatcctttgcacactgatgtcggtttttgagatgcagtaccgcctgagggatcgaaggtctgtaatatcatcgcttacgtgcagtgatttctccagattctctgaaccttttgatgattttactgaccgtagatggtgaaatccctaaattccttgcaatagctgtttgagaaataaattaaataatttgctcacaaatttgttcacaaagtggagaccctcgcccatccttgtttgtgaatgactgagcatttcatggaagctgcttttatacccaatcatggcacccacctgttcccaattagctggttcacctgcgggatgttccaaataagtgtttgaaccttcgcagtcttttttgccacttgtgccagcttttctgaaacatgttgcaggcattaaattccaaatgagctaatatttgcaataaataacaaaagttttccagttcgaacgttaagtattttgtctttgcagtctattcaattgaatataagttgaaaatgatttgcaaatcattgtattctgtttttatttaccatttacacaacgtgccaacttcactggttttggggtttgtatatattttaaaataaatagacacagttAGAATGTTGCATGTCTTGTGTTTCTCATACTTCACTGATAGGGTTTtaatattttatctgttttaatggctaagctttcagTGTTTTAAATATTAGTATGTAGTATAGCtttttaagatgtatttaaataaaaagtgcgtaataaataaagtctattattattatttattatttctggcaggcgttttgttgtcctactctgttcagagGTCCTCGATCGCACCATAAAAGCAAACCTGCGtaccagaaaataattgagaattaCTATTGTTAATTGAAGACTATAAAATGTCcaaaccttctaccatcctagtcacgtccgttgtgtccttgggcaagacacttcacccttgctcctgatggctgctggttagcgccttgcatggcagctcccgccatcagtgtgtgaatgtgtgtgtgaatgggtgaatgtggaaatactgtcaaagcgctttgagtaccttgaaggtagaaaagcgctatacaagtataacccatttatcatttaaaggtgtgaatgaatgtttgcCGGATGTAAAAGTCATGTGATTATTGGTAGAACATGAATTAAGTCAACTTTTATTGTATGTTCCGCAGCAAGTGATCGCAGAAATGAACCGTGTGGGAATGCTGATAGATTTGTCTCACGTGAGCGTGAGAGTGATGAATCAGGTGTTGGACATGTCCGAGGCACCCGTCATCTTCAGCCACTCCTCCGCCTTCGCCGTCTGCCCACACAAGAGGAACGTTCCGGATGATGTTCTCAGAAGAGTGGTGAGTGGAACGTGTGTGTAGACTCAACAAGATGGGAGGCTCGTGTCATGTGACGTCCTACGTCTGTCCAGAACGAAACGGGAGGAATTGTAATGGTTAACTTTTACAACGACTATGTGACTTGTAGCCAGACTGCTACACTCTCTGATGTTGCAGGTAAAGTACAATCTTGCAACTTTATGACGGTTTATTATTCTACTGAAAATGTTATTTACATCTAGATCACTTTGACCATATAAGGAAAGTGGCAGGAGCTGGCATCATCGGCTTCGGTGGCGACTATGATGGCGTTACAAGGTCATTATTTAGCACTTCGGAGTTGATTTCACACCAAAAGGAATATTTTGGATCTTTGAATAttcatctttattgtcattgctcaagtacaacaacatttttgtcacggtttggttgcggcttactgcgcggttcgttcccccgggatgcaaacagaaCACTCTGGACAGGACTTGCGGGTAGGAACATGCTTtaattctcaaacaaatcaaattctcaaacaaatcaaagccAATCGCACTCAAAACTAAACTCAGcataggctaggagacaagcaaaacttacgcgacaagagcatgaagcaaacacttagAAATCAGACATGaagcgaacaatgacgccaggccgactgactggcaaaggcagaccgattggtaccagaaaaaaaatatatatatttttttttttaatgaaatcaacatagaaaaacacattttatacattatatatcaatgtagatcaatacagtctgcagagataTAGCCcgtacacatgattgtatttctttatgacaaaaaaagaaattttttttagcctggtctaaaagcatatttttaaaatgtgattgttatacaatatatatatatatatatatatatatatatatatatatatatatatatatatatatatatatatatatatatatatatatatatatatttagcaaaaatcgataaaaatatatatacattaaaaaatatatatatatattttacttatttttgtttaaattaatttttacaaaataatgttAGTGTTTctgaaaatagatataccggccctcagacaTATTTTTGTCTCTAAATTTGGCACCcccaaggcaaaataattgcccaggcctgctctaacaCAAAGCTAACAATGTTTTGTTCAGCTAGCTTAGCATGTATTGGAATACACTGATTtgtttttagcatctttaatgtataAAATGCATCAAAGTGGCTGTTTGTATCATTCAATTTTCTGAAGGTGGCCCTTGCTGGAAAAAGTATCAAACTCAGTCAAAAGACTGGAGGGTTGTGACTTTTTACGAACAGCTGACGTGAACAATGGAAGAAAAAAACGAGTTGCAGTAGTGAgcagtttttttcttttatttttcatccattcattttctacagcttgtccctaaaTAAGTaaatttcttcttttgtttttatttttacagcagCACCCTCTGCTGGTTGATGATATTAACTGCAGCGTGAGTTAGGTTggtctagttcaggggtgtcaaactcattttagatcgggggccacatggagaataaTGTACTCCCAATTGGGTAAAAttgcggcacgataacttaaaaataaagacaacttcagattgttttcaagaacattctgaaaatgtacgaatcataatgttttttttacacttacatgttgcggttaatagtattatatctttgTCGTTatctatactttctgaataaatgatgtgataatgttcatcagtcaactcattggtgttaatgttcaattaatcaagataaaaaaaataatatcaaaatgaaattacaggatgttttttatgtagtttgctcattttcctcaactggtgcactaacatcatgtggtttttttttttttttacatatgtagcatcatctacaaaaatacaaagaattgctattgcgacatctagtggacacatttagaaccgctgcttctttcatttaaaaatgttggcaaatttttatacttagcaaactcatcccgcgggccggataaaacctgttcgcgggccttctGTACGTttaacacccctggtctagttagaacataagctagccggtggtgttcgccatatattattttggtttaaaaatgtaaccttGAGATTCAAACAGCCTTTTTGACTTCGGGTTCGATACCGGTGTTAAAGCACAAAAGAAAATATGCTAGTATTTGTTATTCACGTGTCACAACCCATGGTGTCAGACTTCCAGAGGGTCTTGAGGACGTGTCCAAGGTCCCCAGTCTGGTAGCGGAGCTGCTAAGAAGAGGATGGTCTGATGACCAAGTCAAAGCTGCTCTGGGAAACAACTTGCTGCGTGTCCTCAGACAAGCCGAACAGGTGAGTGCTGACAACAAATAAATACGCTTTCAAAATGTCGAACTTGAACTTGAGTGCGGGACTAAAACATGGAGTCATTGTTATGTAACAGCAGTGACTCCAAGGGGAGGAAGCTGTAATCGTACGTTATGGTCATAATACGTGTCGTAAAACATGCGGCGAGGTGACGGCCATCTTGCATATTTGTGGCAAGCATACTTGCAAAATGTTGGTCTTCAATATTTCTTATTTATTGGAATTATTaaactcctgaagggcccccacTCTAAAGTTAACATCACCACCCGACAGTCACACTCACTATGGTTACATGCActacattgtggtctacataacatgtaatggtggttctttggtcaaaatgttgcatagattatgttttacagatcatcttcaagccgctttctgacattcgcttcaggatgcgccgttttgtgggcggtcttatttacgtggctcaccttcggcggcgtcttctccctgtcatttttgttgtagcggtgtagcgtgcaaggacgggcgtggaagaagtgtcaaaagatggcgctaactgttttaatgacgttcagactttacttcaatccataacggagcagcatcttctcatccggaaacgacaacaccggaaatgtgtcccgtgaaaaaccgcccaaccggaactctaataactaaagttccttgggtgaataatgtaaactcactacaccggtatgttttagcgttttcatggcgagtttactgacagatataagttagagcggatgatgaatgtcccataacaagaagatagagaagcatatattctgcatgttCATGacgaccagaggtgggtagagtagccaggaattgtactcaagtaagagtactgttactttagagatttattactcaagtaaaagtaaggagtagtcacccaaatatttacttgagtaaaggtaaaaagtatgttgtgaaaaaactactcaagtactgagtaactgatgagtaacctgttcgtttaatgatgacggcaacaaataatgcacaaaaacataaaaatagcaatgagcaaattcagagccaggaatatctcttaagcaactaaaacaataatatatattaaataataatatattaacgttaaaaaattaaggcaaattgagccacaataacttaacagcaccataggctcagtaggcagagattagaaaggaaaataacaagttagcctttacgccaaccataaactgataggtgtgggctgcacctgggaacacactgattggtgtttctatgcatgtgtgtgtgtgtgtgactgtgtgtctttgtctgtctctctatgaggctgcagtgtgttaataaatgtctccacacgatgtacatttgacagtgactcatagcagggaagctaacatcagcccacggtgacagccaaaatatctattaacgttacttaccgcgatgtgcttcctcaaatttgacgttgagttcatgtaagcttaagcttgttgccgctgaaactttatgtgcagttgatCACGTGAccacctggctctgtttgattggtgaaacggagtcaaacgtcaccagtgactgcatttgattggtgaaacgcaggcatgcacaGATCCtattttgaaggtctgtctgacagaccaaaacaaacaaagatcgataaaaatcagtagcgagtagcaagctgaatgtagataaatggagccgagtaaaagtagcgtttcctctctataaatatactcacgtaaaagtaaaagtatgttgcattaaaactactcttagaagtacaatttatcccaaaagttactcaagtagttgtaacggagtaaatgtagcgcgttactacccacctctgatgacgacaaacacgctaaatggatAGCGCTAAATTAAGAGACGCACAAATTTAGTAGATGagctttgcgtgcgctatcaagtttgcacgtgttttagtacacttttagtagatcaggccctgacAGTTTTATTGTTGCTCGTCAGGTTCGTGACCGTCTGAGCGGAAACAAACCCGATGATGTTCCCATCCCAGACAAGGAGGTGCAGAACCCGTGTCGCACCGGCGATGGTTCCGACAACAGCGGAAGTGTTGCTTCGCTTAGCATGATGTCTCTTCTGTTAGCGCTGACTTTGCACGCCAGCATCATTTTCACTGCTTCTTAGGGTTGTCGGTCACAGTCACCAGCACACATTCGAGCAAATCGATTTGTTCGCTTGTTTTAAGTGTGATTTATGTTGCTTGTGCAATGTGGGCCCATTATTTCCTTTCATTTTTAAGAGAcgcgaaacaaaaaaaacaagatattGTCGTGTAAAGTTGAAGTGATGAATACAGAGAATTACAACTATATGTGCGAGCGTGTCATTTTTAAAgtttgttctgccctcactatacgtgttgaggttatacagcttggcagacagctaacaaacaatccaggaCGTTCTAAAAAAGTTCCAAAacagatgaatccatttaggctctttattgttgttgatcttgctttgtcttttttgtatctttacttttgtcttgcactggacttttc from Entelurus aequoreus isolate RoL-2023_Sb linkage group LG02, RoL_Eaeq_v1.1, whole genome shotgun sequence includes:
- the dpep1 gene encoding dipeptidase 1 isoform X2 produces the protein MDGWMNEHPPRMVITSSLQGHNDLPWQLRQQFDNQLNKVDLNTLGTTHTNIPKIQKGRLGAQFWSAYVPCASQYKDAVRQTLEQIDVIHRMCHKYPDYFMFASSSQDIMEAFGRNKTASLIGVEGGHSIDSSLSTLRTFYQLGVRYLTLTHSCNTPWADNWLVDTGAEASQHDGLSPFGKQVIAEMNRVGMLIDLSHVSVRVMNQVLDMSEAPVIFSHSSAFAVCPHKRNVPDDVLRRVNETGGIVMVNFYNDYVTCSQTATLSDVADHFDHIRKVAGAGIIGFGGDYDGVTRLPEGLEDVSKVPSLVAELLRRGWSDDQVKAALGNNLLRVLRQAEQVRDRLSGNKPDDVPIPDKEVQNPCRTGDGSDNSGSVASLSMMSLLLALTLHASIIFTAS
- the dpep1 gene encoding dipeptidase 1 isoform X3 produces the protein MNILQECHNDLPWQLRQQFDNQLNKVDLNTLGTTHTNIPKIQKGRLGAQFWSAYVPCASQYKDAVRQTLEQIDVIHRMCHKYPDYFMFASSSQDIMEAFGRNKTASLIGVEGGHSIDSSLSTLRTFYQLGVRYLTLTHSCNTPWADNWLVDTGAEASQHDGLSPFGKQVIAEMNRVGMLIDLSHVSVRVMNQVLDMSEAPVIFSHSSAFAVCPHKRNVPDDVLRRVNETGGIVMVNFYNDYVTCSQTATLSDVADHFDHIRKVAGAGIIGFGGDYDGVTRLPEGLEDVSKVPSLVAELLRRGWSDDQVKAALGNNLLRVLRQAEQVRDRLSGNKPDDVPIPDKEVQNPCRTGDGSDNSGSVASLSMMSLLLALTLHASIIFTAS
- the dpep1 gene encoding dipeptidase 1 isoform X1, whose translation is MLAQSVVLCLVCGAVTWAQDLNMSRALQLMSETPLIDGHNDLPWQLRQQFDNQLNKVDLNTLGTTHTNIPKIQKGRLGAQFWSAYVPCASQYKDAVRQTLEQIDVIHRMCHKYPDYFMFASSSQDIMEAFGRNKTASLIGVEGGHSIDSSLSTLRTFYQLGVRYLTLTHSCNTPWADNWLVDTGAEASQHDGLSPFGKQVIAEMNRVGMLIDLSHVSVRVMNQVLDMSEAPVIFSHSSAFAVCPHKRNVPDDVLRRVNETGGIVMVNFYNDYVTCSQTATLSDVADHFDHIRKVAGAGIIGFGGDYDGVTRLPEGLEDVSKVPSLVAELLRRGWSDDQVKAALGNNLLRVLRQAEQVRDRLSGNKPDDVPIPDKEVQNPCRTGDGSDNSGSVASLSMMSLLLALTLHASIIFTAS